Genomic window (Acidobacteriota bacterium):
GAAATCCTTGTGAGCAGGCAACAGGGCGGCATAACGTGGATCGGTCTTCAGCGCGGCCAATTCCGGAGTGGCGTCCATCTGCGTCATATCCAACTTGCGACTTGCTTTCGCTTTGGACAACCAGTAGAACGCCTGTTCCTTGTCGCCTTTCGATGCGTAAAGTGCAGCGAGTTGAAACATGGGCGTGGGAACCGCAGGCTCAACTTCCATCGCCTTGGTGAGGGCTTCTATGGCACGATCAACATTCTTGAGCCGCTGGTCAGCCAAACCAAGATTTCGCCATGCCCGCCCGTTGCCTGGCTCTTTCTTCGTGACCTCCTCCAAAATCTTCGCGGCCCCGGCAAAGTCGCTTGACTGGATCCGGCCCATGGCAGCGTGCAAAGTCGCTTCGGGCGCAACTGCTTTTTGTTTGGGAGCACAAGAGGCACTGAAAACCAGCAGTGCTAGGGCGAGGCATTGTTTGTTCTTGAATGGCATCGAGATCATCACCTCCCTAGGCTTATCCCAGCGGGAGTCGAAGGCGCTATCAGAAAATTGCGAATCCAGGATTTGCTCGGGCGAGCAGTTCGCACCATGGAAGGCGTCATGCCGAACTCGTGACGGAAGGAATTCGTAAAATGGCTGTGGCTTGCGAAACCTGTGTCGAGGGCTATATCGATCAGTGGCTGCGTGGATTCAAGAACCGCCGCCAACGCCACGCGAAGCCGGAGCCGCAAACGATACTGATGCAGTTTCGTTCCTGTCACCTGCCGGAACAGCCGGCAAACATGATACGGAGACAGGCCTAGTCGGCAGGCGATGCTGGTCAGTGTTACAGGCTCATCCGTATGTTGGCTGAGAATCGTTTCGATATCGTGAACCGTCGCCCGCTGCCGCGCGCTGACCTGCGGTGAAACGAGACTTGCAAGCGGTGCGTAGGTGGAGAGCATTACTTGATCGAGCAGTTCAATCACGGTTTCCTCTACCGCGAGCGGCTCTACGCCTTCTCCCCGCACAACTCTCGTAAACAGATTTCGTTGGAGAAGATACGTGGAAGACTCCGCGCACCCACGCGGAAGCAGAAACGGTCGCTCAGGGCGGTCATCGACTCGACGGTCAAACGTCCGCACTGCGTCTCGCACCACCTTCGCATCAACGCCGAACCAGTCGCAGAGGTCGCCCTCGGGACTGATGGCATTGCGTCCATACTGCTGCCCGGAATTGTAAAAAGTTACGACATTCGGGTTGGCCACGAACGCTGGTTCGTGCTCATGTTGAATTTCCACCGCAGTCCGCGGAAACACGAAACAGAAGTTTCTCGCAGGTCCAGTATCACGGAACGATGGATGCTCCGGATGGCATCGAAAGGCCCCGATCCGGACCAGGCCCGTCTCAAAGACAACTCGATTGAATTGAGGTTGCAACGCAGCCATCGGCCGTCTTTCCGCCACCCGGATTGGGTATCAAAAGCCGCTCGACCTGAATCGCCAGCCTCTGTCAATGCCATAGACGGATGAACTGCGACAACAGGAGCACCGGAGCGTTCGTCGGGACCCAAATTCTTATGCTGCGGAGCGCCGCCGGATTTGTATCGCGAGCAGAATCATGCTCCCGAACGCGATCCCATTCAGGACGATCTTTGCAATCAGATCGATGCGTGGCCATAAACTGCTCCCTAGGAATCCTGCAATCATACAAACCAGCAGCGCACCGAATGAAAGGGCCCACTCATGCATCTCCCCCCAGCCGTCGGCCGATACCCAGCGCCGGAGCAAAAAGAAGGTGAATGCGGCCCAGGCGATGGTGCCGGTGACGGGTATCCATAGAGCCAGGGGCTGCGGAACAAAAATCAACGCCATCAGGATGTACCAGGGGAATGCAAGAAGCATGGTGACCGGCAACACGAGTGCGGGACTGACCGCTTTATGCGAAGCCCCTCCTGCGGGGCGTGGCCCACGCAACGCGTAGCTAGCCAGCGCCATGGCGACGATTGCGAGCAGTCCAATCAGGATCGTCACCATCGGCGGACGGTAATCAGGCATGTGGAATACTTGAATGCGCGCGATCTTGACCCACAGAAACCATGCTATGACGGCTCCGAGAAGAAAGATAACGCTGGCAATGACGATGCCGCGTGTGCGCAGCCACGGCTCATGGCGGCGCTTCGGGAAGATGAGTTCGACAATCTGTACCGGAACCAGCGTAATGAAAACGCTCTCGAATCCAAGCATGAATAGGAAGTAGATCCAGTTCACACCCCAGACGCGTCCATACATCGGAGTTGTGCCCAAGAATGGCAAGGGCGCGAGGGACGTTTGCTGAACGATGAACTCTTCCGCTACCGACAGCGCGAAACCCAGCGGCAGCATAGTGGTCCAATCGCCGTGCCAGCGGCGCACCGCCTCGCGAATGAGCAGCGTGCCGCATCCCCACATCATCACTTCTGGAAGGTAGGCAAACATGTAGCTCAGTCGCGTCGCCCCACTCAGGACTTCGCCTACCAAAGGCGACAGCAGGATCAGGACCACGATGGGAGCGATTCGATTCTTCGGCAGTTCTTCAGTCGAATGCGTAGTGAGGGTCTGGGTGTTCATGGCTGTTCTCCTTTTGCCTGCGTGGACGCTCCTCTTCTTGCGGCTTCGAGGTCGTCAAAAATCTTCTTCAGGTCCCATGTCAATCGCCCGGAACTTAGCTCATCCAGCAGACTACGAACCCATTGCTGTTCGGCTTTGCGCATCGAGAGCAGGTAGTCGCCTTCGAGCAGGTGGAAACGTGGCAGAAAGGTAGCCACCTGTTTCAAAACAGCCTCGCTGGTGGCGATTTCCTGGTCGAGTTGCTGCGCGCGCTTTTCCAGCTGTGCGACCGCATCGCTCGGCGTCAAGTGAATCAGGAAATTGATCGAAGCCATAAACGTCGAAGGCTCCCGCAAAGGAACCGCAACCATTTCTCGAAGCCAGTGAACGAGTTCCTGCTCGCCTTCGGGCGTGATGCGATAGGTCGTGCGTTCGGGCCGCCGCCCATCCCGGCTGATTCCGGCAGCGGTGATCAGGCGGGACTTCAACAAGCGCTTGATCGCGTGGTAAAGGGATCCCTTCTTCAGAACCAGAACTTCGTCCCAGTGCCGTTCCAGGAGTAAACGCTGCATCTCGTAGGGGTGCATCGGACATTCGCGCAGAAAACAGAGCACCGCCAAATCCCAAAGGCCGCGATGTGAGTCGATTTCTTTCATATAGTTCACATGAACTATATCATGAGAACTATATTAAGGAACAAGAATCTTGCACGAGCGTACGAATTCTATGTTCTCTATTTTTTTTAATGAGTTGGAGTGAGCCTAGCGTCCGCCGGTGACGTCCAGAATGGCGCCGGTTGTATAGGAAGCTTCGTCCGATAACAGCCACAGAATGGCGTTGGCCACTTCTTCTGGCTGTCCACCGCGCTTCATCGCCACCATTTTTTTGAGGCGGTCCACGCGTCCGGGTTCTCCGCTGCTGGCATGCAGATCGGTGTAGATGAGCCCAGGGCGGACGGCGTTGACGCGAATCCCTTCTTGGGCCACTTCTTTCGCCAGCCCGATCGTGAGCGTATCAACGGCTCCTTTGCTGGCCGCGTAATCGATGTATTCGCCAGCGGACCCCAGTCTTGCTGCAGCGGACGAAACGTTGACGATGGCCCCGCCCGATCCTCCATGTTGGGTCGACATGCGGCGGACGGCTTCTCGCGAGCACAAGAATGTTCCGATCACATTGGTCGCGAAGATGCGCTGGAGGCGCGCTGCGTCCATCATGTCCAGACGCATCTGCGGCGCGATGGTGGCGGCGTTGTTTACGAGCGCCGAGAGACGGCCTAGCTCGCGGTCAACGGTGTTGAAGAGTCGGATCACGTCTGGTTCTGCACTGATGTCGGCTTGGACGGCGATGGCCCGCCCGTGCTCCTTCTGAATCGCATGCACCACCTCGTCGGCAGTCGATCGTCCCTGCAAATAGTTGACGCAAACAGCGTAACCACGGCGCGCCGCAAGAAGGCACGTGGACGCACCTATCCCTCGACCGCCTCCGGTGACAATCAGAACTTTGGAATGGTTTGCCGTTGGGTCAGGTGCCGCGTCCATTACGCCACAGCGACTTTCGGCGTGCGCAGTTGCCGGTAGAGTCGGAGATAATCGTCCACCATGCGGCGGGCGGTGAAGTGCTCGCGGGCGCGATTGTAGGCTCGGGTGCCGTAAAGCCGCGCCATTTCCGGATCGTGATGTAACTGTGCCAGGGTCTCGGTCAGGCTGTCGGCGTCGTTGCGTTCGAAATACAACGCCGCGTCGCCCCACATTTCGCGATAGACCGGTGTGTCATTCGCGACGATAGCGCAGCGGGAAAAAGCCGCTTCAATTGCGGCCAGGCCCACGGGTTCGTAGCGCGAAGTGGCGGCAAAAATTGTGGCTTTGCTGTAGAGGGTCCGCAACTGCGATTCGGTCTGCGCACCTTTGACCGAAATGTCGTGCTTGCTGGTGGAGACGCGCACATCGGCACGGATCGGCACAGGCGGTGGAGGGACCGTATGGTCCGCGCCCACGATGCAAACCGGCATTCCATGGGAATGGTGAGTGAGGAGCGCAACTTGTTTCCCGGTATCCCAGAGGCGGCCGATCGCCAGGACCGATTCTTCCTTGGTGACAAACGGATTGAAATAGATCGGATTGCGCCCGGGCGCGACAACGTACGACTCGAATTCGTCGCCATAGGCCAGGCGCAGCATTTCTTCCATCCATCGCGAAGTGGTGACAACGGCTTCGGCACGCGCCAGCCCTTGCACAATGGTTTCGCGATACCAGTCAAGCCAACTCGAAGCGGCGGGCTCGCGTCCGTGGACGCTGAGCCACCAGGTGAGGATGTCGCCGTGCGCAATCACCAGACGCGGGGTATCCACTGGCAGGGATCCAAAACTTAGCTGGTTAAGGTGGAGTAAGGTCGGACGCGTGTCTTGAATGATGGAGCAGAGATAGTCTTGTGCGGCGTGGAAATCCTGCTCGCCTTCCTGCATCCAGTCGAGGCGAAATGCGGTGGGATGGTATTCCAGTCCGTGCAGGCCTTGCATCCAACTCGTCTGGTGAGGCAGGGGAATTTCGCCGAAGCTGACCAGCACAACCTGGGCGCCTTGCGTCACCAAGCCCGACACTAATTCGCGAGTGTAGGTCCACACTCCACTGAACGTGTCAGTTGTGACAAGAACGCGCACAGAACCTCCCAAGGAGGTGCGAGGCTGGAAGGTCCTCGCAGTGGGGATAGTTTATTGGCGAGGAGGCCCGGGAGCCAAGCTTTTCTTGCACGAGTTTGTGGTTTTTTGGCCGAAAGCCCCACACAGAAGGCCATTTGGGTCCAAAAGAGTGCCAGGGGCGAGTTATTCCTGCGTGAGACTCCCTTGATCCACCAATAAGCTGTTGGAAATCAGGCTTCGGTCAGAGAGGACTCCAGTTGATCCCGCAGTTTCTTGACCAGTTCGTGAGCGGACTCGATATTCTTGAAGGCAGTCGAGGAGATGCCAGGAGCTCCCATGGCAAGTTCACAACAGAGTAAGAGCGCCGTCACGGTCCCATTGGTTTCTGACTGGAGTGTGTTGACTGCAGCCCGCCGCGCAGACTCTTCCTCACGCTGACGGCGATCTACAGTAGCTCGAACTTCGCGCACCAATCTGGCAACGCCGCTGATCGCAAAATTGAATTGCAGTGGGATCGCCGTTCCCAGGTGGCGCATCACCACTTCCGTGTTATGCGGTTCGGTCTCCAACAAATACTGATCCAGCACAACGGCCAGGTATGACTCGGCACGAAGTAGAGTTGCTGCCTCAACCAGGCTCTTGGCGAGGACGATCTTCTCCTTGGTAGCCTGCTGGAGCGTTGCAAAGGATTCGTCTACTGCAAGATTCGGTGTGACAACGAGGATCATGCCTCTGCTGACAAGCAAGTCGCGGACCAATCATGGACTGTTGAGAATGCGAGGTTTATCGGACCATGTCTGGAGATCTTTCCCAGTTCGGCACGTTTCTGTGGGCTCCGGCTCAGATTGGGGAAAGGCGCGGCGTATCGCGTTGCGGGGCAGCACGTTACGATTCTTGCGATCTACCACGGCGCACAGCAGTGTGCAGACGCGTTCTAGCACGCGGTTCACGCCTGCGCGTACTCCTTGAGCTTTCGATACAGAGTGGTTTTGCCAATCCCGAGCAGTCTGGCGGCCACTATCTTGTCTCCATTCACCTGCGCGAGTGCGTTCAGTATTGTCAACTTCTCCAATTCGGCCATGGGCAGGATTCCTCCATTTCCGGGTGAGGGAACGGCGAGCATTTCGGCGGGGGCGCTGCAGACGCGAGTGGGTAAGTCCCGCAACTGGATCTCGTCGGCACTCGAGAGCGCACAGGCCCGCTCCAGGCAGTTTTCCAGTTCACGGACATTGCCGGGCCAGTCATAGCTCAAGAGGATTTTGAGCGCTTCGTCGGAAATTGTTTTTACGGTGCCCGTGTCGCGACCCACGCGATCGAGCACATGCGCCACCAGCAGCGGGATATCCTGCCGTCGTTCGCGCAACGGTGGAATGCGTAAGGTCAGTACGTTCAGTCGGAAGAAAAGGTCGCGCCGGAAAGTACCCTGCGTGACCGAGATTTCAAGATCGTGATTGGTGGCGGCGAGAATCCGTACGTTGATGGGAATGCGCCGCACGCTGCCGACAGGGCGGATCTCTTTCTCCTGAATTGCCCGCAGCAGTTTTGCTTGCAGATCGACCGTAAGCTCGCCAATCTCGTCGAGGAAGATCGTGCCACCTTCGGCGACCGCCAGCAGTCCGTCTTTGGGATGGGTCGCACCGGTAAAGGCTCCTCGCACGTGGCCAAAAAGTTCGCTTTCAATCAGGGTTGGCACCAGAGATCCGCAGTCAACGGGAATAAATGGCTTGGTTCGATTGGGCCCCGTGAAGTGCAACGACTTGGCAACGAGTTCCTTGCCCGTTCCACTTTCTCCTAAAATCAGCACCGGATGCGTGCTCTGACTGGCCTTGGCAATAATGCGGTACAGCTTTTCCATCTCCGGTGCGCGGCCAATGATGTTGCCAAATCCCTGGCGCGACTTGATGCTTTCGCGCAGCAGGCGATTTTCCGTCTTTAACTTCAGGTGTCCGGCAACACGCTCGAGAAGCAGTCGCAGTTCTTCGAGGCTGAACGGTTTGGTGACGTAGTCATACGCGCCATCTTTCATGGCCTGCACAGCGGACTGGATCGTTCCATGGCCCGTGACCACGATCACCAGCGCTCCAGGACTGTTCTTCCGGATGCTGTGCAGCGCCTCCAGTCCGCTCGATCCAGGCAGTTTCAAGTCGAGCAACACGACGTCGGCTCCACGGGACTCGAGCGCGCGATAAGCCTGCTCGGCAGACTCGGCAGTTTGTGGATCAAAGCCCAACGTCAACGCTACGTCGCGACACGCCTCGCGGACTGCCCGGTCGTCATCCACGATCAGCAGTTGAAGGAAATTTGCGCCCTCGATTTGCGGAGGACGGCTGAGTGCAGGGTTGATGGCTACCATGGCGAGTCTCCCTTGGGGTCAAGAACTTCGCGAATGCGCTTCGGGGGCACACAGCCGGCGATCTGTAAGGAGGTGTCCGGGATGACATCCAATGCCCGGAATGAAACCTGGATGCACGTGCCGTTTCCGAGTTCACTCTCTACATCGATCGTGCCACCTGATTCCGAGACGATGCGCTGCACTGTCGCCAGCCCCAGGCCGGTTCCCTGCCCCGGCGGCTTTGTGGTAAACAAGGGCTCAAAGAGTCGGGCGCGGGTCTGCTCATCCATGCCACATCCGGTGTCTTCCACGAGAAGTGTGACCATGGCTGGGCCGACGTTGACGCCGGGGTTGACCCGAGTCCGAATGGTGATCCGTCCACCGCGTGGCATCGCGTCGCGCGCGTTCAAAACCAGGTTCAACAACACCTGACGCAACTGCCCGGGATCCGCGAGTACCGTCGGCAATTTCGGCGCGAGCACGGTTACAATTTCAATTTGTTCACCGATCAGCCGTCCAAGCAGGTCCTGTGTCGAGGTGACGAGGGCATTGATCGAAATCGGACGGGGCTGGATCACTTGTTTGCGAGCGATCGCCAATAGTTGATGGGTGATTGCAGCACCCTGCTCACCTGCCATGCGAATCTCTTCCACATGTTGCAGGAGAGGAGTGTCGGCCCCGATTCCATCCGACAGCAGATCGCAATAGAGCAGGACTCCGGTCAGAAGATTGTTGAAGTCGTGCGCGATACCCGCGGCCAGCCGGCCCATGACTTCCATCTTTTCCGCTTCCTGCGATTTTTCGGCGGCGCGCCGCTGCTCGCTGGAGTCCTCCAGCAAGGCGACTAGAAATGCAGGATCGCCCGCACCGTCGTGCACGACCGACATCGTCAATCGAGCCCAGAAGTGAGTGCCATCCTTTCGGCGATAGCAACTTTCCTGTTTCAGCGAATCATGCTTACCGGCATGTAATTCCGCGAGAGAGACTTCAGTCTCGTTAGAATCATCGAGTCGGAGTTCGCGAATTGGTAAGCCAGCCAACTCCTCGCGGTTGTAGCCCAGCATTGTCGCAAGAGCGGTATTGCCTTCCATCAGCCGGCCATCGAGCGTACAGGTTGCGATTCCGATCGCAGCCCCTTCGACTAGAGACGTCAATCGCAACTTCGGGTCGTGCGACAACGCATTACTTTGCTTGGCTCCGTTCGATCCGACCGTTGCCTTACCCGCAGCGCTCATCAATGACCCCGATGCCTTTGAGTCTTATTTTGGGAATTCTACGGACTTAGTGGCTCACACTAAGTGCGGGCTATCACGTCAATTTGTGATGATTCCGAGAAGGGGCGCAAGCATCCGCTTGGACGTACTTACTGAAGGGTAATCCTGATGGACCGGAGTAAGTGCGAATCGATCTCCGGGATGGCGGTCTATTGCAATTCCAAGGCTTGCGCGAGCCTGAATGTGAGGCGGCGCTCTGCCGCAAACGATACCTCTTGGCTTTCGGATACGAAGGCGTTCCCGCCCGACGCAATGGAACTGGTCCGATCACGCGCTCCGCCCTTGACGAACAGGCTTGAGGTCTCAATCGGCATCGCCTTTCCATCTACGCTGAGACTGGCTAGTGCGATGCGGAGATACCCTGGATCATGCCTGCTTCCGGAGGCCTTGGCAGCGAGGATGCGCCCGGTCACGGCGGCACCTCGTTCCAACGTGTTCCGTCCAGCGATCGTAATGGGATCCTCTAAGGTGCCCTCGAAGTGGTCGCCGGCATGAACCTGAGCGCTGGAGATAGTCCTGAGCAAGCGGATGGTGATGGCGGTTCCTTCCGGCAAACTGCCGGCGGACTGCGGCAAACCAGTAGTCAATCGCGCAGCGGGCTGTGATTCCAGTTCAAAAGGGACCTTTTGAACGTCATCGGCGCTCTGCCGCCCGTCATCCGGAACGCCGGTTGCCTTGCCGCAGGCCAAAGCGAGACCAATCATGACAACGACCCCTGCGAGTTGGCACGCCTGAAGCGGTTTCATAAAACTCTGTTGCCTACACTTCTGAACGCAAGAGGGTCACCATCAGAGTTATTGAAAACAAGATACTTGAAGATGATGACCCACGTTGAATCGTGTATTTTTTGCCAATCTTCGCAAACTTCTCCGCTCCGGGTGACAACTGAACTCCAACAGAATAAGGGGGAGCGTCTCCGCTCCCCCCTCTTTGCTGAGTGCTGATCTAGTTCGTGCTACCGGCATCCGCGGCCGCGCTGATGTTGCCATCCTCAGGTTGGAGAACGACACCATCAAACGGAGTTGCAGCCACAAAGCGCCCGCCGACTACACTGACTCGGCGCAACGGGAACCCGGTGTCCGGCCCGCGTTTCCAGGAGTGACCGTTGTCATTGCTGACAAAAATCACGCCCGTTGAATCGCTGGTCGCCAGAAGCCGCTTGTGAGCGGCGTCGAAGCTTACCGAGGTGATGTCCTTGCCGGGCAATCCATCAACAACGTGCTCCCAGCTGGCGCCACCATCCGTGCTGCGGTAGATCCCTTCGCGAGCGGCGATCACTACGGCATTGTCGGCGGCAATTGCGCTACCGCGAATGCCAACCATGAACGAAGGCAGCCCAGCCTGTTTCCAGGTCGCGCCGGAATCATTCGAAACCAGAGCCGTGGATCGCGTCGAAGCCACCATGAAAGATCCTTGCGCCCGGATCGAGACGAAGTCTTTTTGTCCCATCACTGGTCCGCCCTTCCAGGTTTTGCCCTGATCGACGCTGGTGTAAATGCCTTCCGAGGTCGCCGCCAGCCAGCGCTGCGAACCCAGTTCCAGATCATTCACACGTGCCTCGAGAACGCCCGACTTCTTCACGATGGTTGTCGTGGCAGCCTTTTTCGACCCCTTCTTGGCGGTCTTAACAGTCTGCTCGGTCACAACGACGTTCATGGGATGCCACTCGCTGCCATTGCGGTCGAGAGAGAACATACCCCGGTTGGTTCCGGTCACGAGCGCGCCGTTCGAAGCCTGCTTCAGGGAAAACACATCGCGTCCGCCGAGGCCCGCGCTGCGCTGCAGCCAGGTGTGTCCGGCATCGCGCGTGTAGAAGACGCCACCGTACTCGCGGTCATTGACCACGCCTACGTAGAACGTGTCCGCTTCTTTCGCATCGGCCAGAAGAGCCGAAACGTAGCGATGAGCGTATCCATGGTTCGAAGAAGACCAGCTCTGCGTGCCGTCGGTGCTGGCCATAACGCCGCTGCGGTCGGTGGCGAGGAGAACGTGATTGGAATCGCGGGGATCAATCGAAACGTCGTTGACGACGACTTCAGGATTGCTCACGCGCTTCCATGTCTTGCCCAGGTCGGTTGTCTTCCACAGACCTTCGGTGGTGCCGGCGTACACAATGTTTTCGTTCGTTGGATCCTGTTTCAGAACGCGCGTGCGGCGCGCCGAAAACGGGATGCCCTGAATCTTCGCAAATAGACCACCCGCGCTCTCGCTCTTGTAGATTCCAGAGCAAGCGCTGGCGAACACGATTGAAGGATTGGAGTGATCGACGATGACCGAGAACACATCGGAATCGTCAATCATGCCTTTCTTGATCTGCTGCCAGTTGGCGCCGCCATCGGCGGTCTTCCAAGCCAGATGCCACGTACCGGCATAGACCGTGTTGGGGTCCTTGGGATCGATCGCAATCGACTCAATGTTTTTGATATCGGCATGGTTCGCGGGAGACATCCGGTCCCAGCTGTCGCCGCCATCTTTGCTGCGGAACACGCCGTCCAGTGCGCCGACAACCATGATCTTGGAATCGCCGTGGAACATTGCCATCGCGCGAATCGACTTGCCGTGCATCGCGGGCAGAGTTTCCCATTTCTTGCCGCCGTCACGAGTGCGGAAGACGTCGCCAATCTGCTGGCTGGAAACACTCCAGGCGGAAACAAATATGTGCTTGGAATTTTGCGGATCGACGGTGATGTGATCGAGAACGTAGTCATCGCCGCCGAGACGGGCTAACCGCGCCCAGTTCTTACCGGCATCCTCGGAAACGAACAGTTGTCCGGTACTGGTGCCGAGCAGAAGGTGGTCCGGATTGTGAGAATCATAAGCCAGGCTACGAGCGTCGCCGCCGTCCGGTCCCATTGCCTGCCAGGATCCAGCGAACAGCGCGGTAGCTACCAGGCTGAAAGCCAAAACAACCAAACTTTTGCGGTAAAGGCCCCAGTTCATAAACGTATGTTTACCCCTGCGAACAGTATTCGCCCGTCCCAGAGACTGACAGGCTACCACGCACACTACAAGGTTACCGAAGAACAGAGACGAAAAAGGGCCGGTGGTTTGTACCCACCGGCCCCGTATGCCCTTCATATTGCTAGAGAAGCTATTCCGCCTTCTTGCCGGCTGCCTTCTTGGCGGCTGGCTTCGGATGGTCGGGAATGGCTTTGATTTTGGATTCGTCCACCGGAGCCGTGCTGCTGGCCTCGGGGAAGGTGGCGCCGGACGGGACGATCCACTGCTCGGAGGTCGTCGTACCCTCGTTGCCAGTGCGAACCTCGATCCGGCTGGGATCGATGTTCTGCTTCGCTTCGCCGCCCGAGATGTAGAACTTCACGTCGGCTGCGCGCTCGCCGGCCAGGTTCTTACGCTTCTCTTTCGGATCGGCGTTGCCGACGACGACCAGCTTGGCTTCCGGATCCTGCTGCAACTTCAGCGCAACATCGTCCAGCATGGCCTTGCAGGTGTTGTCCACGCGCCAGGGCTTCATCTTGTTGGGATACTGGCACTCGTTCAACTTGCTGGCCTGCGGCGGCGGCGGTGGGGGATTCTCCACCGTGACCGAACTCGAGGTCGAAGCCGTCAAACCGCGCGAATCGGTACAGGTCGCATTTACTGTGACCGTGCCCGATGGCGCGCCCGTGGTGTTGAGGGTCGCGGTGTTGCCGCTGCCCGAAATACTGCCGCCACTGGACGTCCATCCACCGACCGTGACAGGAACGCTGTCGGGGCTGGTGCAGGTGCAAGTGATGGTAGAGGGCGAACCGGTCTGGACGCTGGTCGGACTCGCCGAGCAGGAAATTTGCGGCGGGTTCTTTGGCGGTTCCTTTACCGTGAAGTTCGAAGTGCAGCTCGCTTCATTGTTCTTCTTGGCCTTCGGATCGGTCACATGCGCAGTCACTGCGTAGCTGCCGCCCGGGACACCATTCGTGTCGATGTTCGCGCCCGTGTCCTTGCCATCGAGTTTGCCACCGGTGCTAGACCAGGCATAGGTCAGCGGGTGCTTCGGATTGAAGTTGTTGGCGGCCACGGTCGCATGGACCGGTTCTCCGACCATGACTTCGCTGTGGTCAACCGAGCAGGTCGCGGCCACCGGCAATTCCGGAGCGCCACCACCCAGATTGAATACGACGCCCGTGCGCAGGCGCGTTCCGCTAAGGACCGGATGACGAAGGTTCGAATCGGTGATCGGGGCTGCAAAGTTGTGCCGACCGAGAACATAGTCCACTTCTATGAGACGCAGACTCATTAACTTGAAGAGCTTTAAATCAATACCGCCACCCAAAACCGCTCCGAGGTTATTGTCTGCTCCGAGTCCTTTTACGTTGAGACGATTCACACCAAGAAGGGTGTGAGCGAAGATGTTCAGGTTCTCTCCGCGCCAAGTTAACCTCGGCCCGCCGCTGAATGTCGACTCAGTGACATCCCCTCTACGATTCATGCCAGAATCAGCTTCCAAGGCCCAATACTTCGTGAAGTTGTAGGCGACACTACCGCCCCCACCCTTCGGGAGTGACGGGAGAGTGAACGAAACCGGATTAGCAGTTGACTGCGGCACCTCGCCGCCGGGGTTCAACCATTGATAGCCGACAAATATGTCAACTTTTGGCGGCGCCTCGTCTTGCGCGCTCATGAATGATGGGAACATCGCAACCACTACCGCCAGCACAAATGCTACGCAAGCACTTCTGCGGTGAGCCTGGGAACAAAGTGACATAGATTCCTCCGAATCAAATCCACAACGATCATGTGTTAATGAGAG
Coding sequences:
- a CDS encoding transcriptional regulator; the encoded protein is MNWGLYRKSLVVLAFSLVATALFAGSWQAMGPDGGDARSLAYDSHNPDHLLLGTSTGQLFVSEDAGKNWARLARLGGDDYVLDHITVDPQNSKHIFVSAWSVSSQQIGDVFRTRDGGKKWETLPAMHGKSIRAMAMFHGDSKIMVVGALDGVFRSKDGGDSWDRMSPANHADIKNIESIAIDPKDPNTVYAGTWHLAWKTADGGANWQQIKKGMIDDSDVFSVIVDHSNPSIVFASACSGIYKSESAGGLFAKIQGIPFSARRTRVLKQDPTNENIVYAGTTEGLWKTTDLGKTWKRVSNPEVVVNDVSIDPRDSNHVLLATDRSGVMASTDGTQSWSSSNHGYAHRYVSALLADAKEADTFYVGVVNDREYGGVFYTRDAGHTWLQRSAGLGGRDVFSLKQASNGALVTGTNRGMFSLDRNGSEWHPMNVVVTEQTVKTAKKGSKKAATTTIVKKSGVLEARVNDLELGSQRWLAATSEGIYTSVDQGKTWKGGPVMGQKDFVSIRAQGSFMVASTRSTALVSNDSGATWKQAGLPSFMVGIRGSAIAADNAVVIAAREGIYRSTDGGASWEHVVDGLPGKDITSVSFDAAHKRLLATSDSTGVIFVSNDNGHSWKRGPDTGFPLRRVSVVGGRFVAATPFDGVVLQPEDGNISAAADAGSTN